The following is a genomic window from Fusarium verticillioides 7600 chromosome 5, whole genome shotgun sequence.
TGACATTCCCTCCCATTTCCAGAACTCTGCCCACAGGTTCTGAGAAGATTCGTGTTGGCCGTTACTCGGAGCGCGATAGTCACTCCATGTCGAATATGCCTGGTAACCAGCCATCAGCTGCACCAGTGggcttcaagagcaaggtcGTTAGTCGTCGCCACTGCGAGTTCTGGTACGAGGATGGAAAATGGTATATCAAGGACGTTAAAAGCTCTTCTGGTACATTCCTGAACCATATTCGGTTAAGCCCACCGTCTCAGGAAAGCAAGGCTTTCCCCGTCAACGATGGGGATATCGTTCAACTCGGAATTGACTTTAAAGGTGGAGAAGAAATGATCTTCCGCTGTGTCAAGATGCGACTAGAGTTAAACCGTGGCTGGcagaacaagctcaacacatTTAAGTAAGTTTTGAGTCCACTGTTGAAATACTTGAAGGCTGACATTCTGATTAGCATGGCGGCGCACAAGAGGTTGCAGACGATGGCTTCTAGTGGAGCAGCTGGTACTAACTCTCAAGATTGCTCCATTTGCTTGAGCTCTATTGCTGTAAGCCTTATAACCTCATTCTCCGCCTCACTTTACTGACGATCATGTAGCCCTGTCAATCTTTATTTGTAGCACCCTGCTCTCACACCTGGCATTTCAAGTGTGTAAGATCACTGCTCAACTCACCACAATaccccatcttcatctgcccGAACTGCAGAGCTGGTGCCGATTTAGAAGCCGATGTCGATGAACTGGCCGAAGAATGGCAACAGCTTAAGAACGAAGCCGAGGCAGAAGCATCAACTCCAGCTCAAGCCGACACTGAGCCAGAGACGGATCCGgttcctgctgctgctaacTCGGGAACTTCGACACCGGAGCGATCGCACACAGCCGACATAGACCACATGGATGTCACTGTCAATATCACACCAGAAACACCTCAGCGGAATGAAGTTAGCCACGCTATATCCGAGCCGTTGCCTATTCGAAATGCGGCCTCAGCTCCACGAAGAGTTGGCCAGCTGGGAGATAGTCGAACACCGTCACCTCCAGGCGGCACTGGAGGACCAATCACCCCACGAAATAATGTTGGACCATGGGTTTTTGATGGCAGTGCCGGCCGTACAGTGAGCGCCACAGAAGGCGAAATGACAAGTATAGATGCCGCTGCACAGCCAGATACGAGCGAACACGACATCACGGTTCGATCATGACTTCATTCGAAGCCCGGTTCAAATTACCACATATATACAGAccacttgatcttcaagtGGGGCTTAGGAACGATTACATATATGGCGTTCTATTGGTTTGTCCTGGTTCTCATGGCAGCAAAGGCGTTGGAGGAATTTTAAACATAGCCATCTGTCGAAAAATACAGAATTGGTTTGCTTGGCTGGCGCGGCACAGCGTTGTCCTGGTTCATTCTTCTAAGATATATGAGGGAGATTTAGACAAGAGAGATGGACGTTTATATGGGATAGGATGCGAATGGCCAAATATGGACCTATGAGCAGGAGTTAATGGAATAGACTTGTTCTGATATCATTCCAACTGAAATGCTAAAGATTTCGTGTAGCTTCGCAAGATGAGATGCTGTTTTCATAGGGCGTTGGTTATACGAACGTCACTGCATACGTCGGCAAATAGACCAGGCTGTGCTATCTCCAGCGTCTACACTGGGAAATGGGAATTGTTAATTCATCCTTTCGTGAATCTCGGAAAGCTTTCAGTTGTCTTCCTGTCTTTCTCGCATCTGTATATCAAAAAATCGCATTATGTCATCACCGTCGTTCCCGGCACCGAGATGATCCGGCTAATCGCCGAGTGCGGGCGGCCTGACCGGGGTTGTGCTAAATTTCGACGGCTTTAGTCGCAAACTCAGCCGCCAGCGCCAGTACTTCAACCAAGCATTTCTTTGCCCTTTGCATTTTGCTAGAGCAGAATCGAGATTTGTACTTCTCTCATTCTTGCTAGCAGGCGCATCTTGATAATGCTTCGTCCATTTACTCAGTACCTGCCAACAAGGGCCCGGGCGTCATGCTCCCGGGTCTTGGGGCAGGCCTCCAAGCTTTCGCTGGCGCGGAGATCGATGGCTACCGTTCATGTGAAGGGGATTGAGAAGGTATTTTGTATGATGTATGCATTGGAGGTCCTCAGCTGATGTGTAATAGGATCCTACAGAACTTGATCGAGTCACAACACTTCCTAATGGCCTACGAGTCGCATCAGAGGCCCTCCCCGGATCCTTCGCTGGCGTCGGTGTCTATATCGAAGGCGGCTCTCGATTCGAAAACGACTCTCTCCGCGGTGTATCTCACATTATGGACCGTCTTGCTTTCAAATCGACATCGAAGCGCTCCGCAGACGATATGCTCGAGCAGGTCGAGGCCCTGGGTGGAAATATTCAATGTGCCTCTTCAAGAGAGAGCATGATGTACCAGGCGGCAACTTTTAACAATGCCGTTCCCCCGACAATCGAACTCCTCGCCGAAACGATTAGGGATCCTCAAATTacggaagaggaggtggCAGAGCAGATCGAGACCGCTCGATATGAAATCCGAGAGATTTGGAGCAAGCCCGAACTAATCTTGCCTGAGCTGGTGCACACTGCTGCGTTTAAGGATAATACGCTCGGAAATCCACTGTTATGCCCGGAGGAGAGATTAGGCGTTATTGACAGAAATACTGTTTTGGCGTACCGCGATCTCTTCTACCGACCTGAGAGAATGGTCGTGGCTTATGCTGGAGTCGAGCACGGAGAGGCTGTCCGATTAACAGAGAAGTTCTTCGGTGACATGAAGAAGGGTAGCGAACGCGTCCAAGAAATCACTGGTTCAGAGACAAGTGACAGTGAACTATCAGATAGCGAAGCCAGCTCATCGTCAGCGTCTTCATCACCGCAGTCCTCCTCTGGCCTCCTCTCACGATTCTTCAAGCACCCCCCCTCCGCTTCTCAAAACCTTCAAAATCTCCCCTCTCAAAACGACATCACAAAGCCCTCCAAATACACTGGAGGCTTCCTCTCACTCCCCGCTCAACCACCTAACCTGAGCGGTCTCCCTACTTTCACACATATTCACCTCGCTTTCGAGGGTCTACCCGTGGCTTCGGATGATATCTATGCCCTCGCCACGCTTCAGActcttcttggtggtggcggATCTTTCTCCGCTGGTGGACCTGGCAAGGGCATGTACTCTCGTCTGTACACAAATGTCCTGAACCAGCATGGCTGGGTTGAGTCATGTATGGCATTTAACCACTCCTACACTGATTCCGGCCTCTTTGGTATTTCAGCCAGCTGTCTGCCTGGCCGTACCGCCAACATGCTCGACGTTATGTGCCAAGAGCTCCGTGCTCTGACCCTCACAACAGGTTTCTCACGGCTACAAGAGACCGAGGTTGCCCGCGCGAAGAACCAGCTGCGATCGAGTCTTCTAATGAACCTAGAGAGCCGTatggttgagcttgaagatctcggccGTTCCATCCAGGTCCATGGCCGCAAGATCCCCGTCAAGGATATGTGCCGTCGCATCGAGAACCTTACAGTGGATGACCTTCGCCGTGTAGCCAAGATGGTTGTTGGCGGCAAGGTGAAGAACCCTGGCGGCGGAAGCGGTGCCCCTACCGTGGTGCTTCAGGAAGCTCAGGCATATGGCGTGAGCAGCCACTCGATGAGCTGGGATCAGATTCAAGATCGTATTGACAGCTGGAAGCTTGGCAGCACATAAGTACAGCATACGATTATTCCAAAGAGGCGATGCATGGGGTGCATGTCGTTGGTCACTTTCAAGAGATCCTCAAATGAAGAAAGGGTGTATAATAGAAAGAGCTTGTCAGGTTTGTACATGGCTTAAAGGGCATCAGGATGGTTGTAGCATTATCTGGAGCATagaggtgatgatgatctggaaGATATGTATTATTATGAGCCCACACGA
Proteins encoded in this region:
- a CDS encoding mitochondrial-processing peptidase subunit alpha codes for the protein MATVHVKGIEKDPTELDRVTTLPNGLRVASEALPGSFAGVGVYIEGGSRFENDSLRGVSHIMDRLAFKSTSKRSADDMLEQVEALGGNIQCASSRESMMYQAATFNNAVPPTIELLAETIRDPQITEEEVAEQIETARYEIREIWSKPELILPELVHTAAFKDNTLGNPLLCPEERLGVIDRNTVLAYRDLFYRPERMVVAYAGVEHGEAVRLTEKFFGDMKKGSERVQEITGSETSDSELSDSEASSSSASSSPQSSSGLLSRFFKHPPSASQNLQNLPSQNDITKPSKYTGGFLSLPAQPPNLSGLPTFTHIHLAFEGLPVASDDIYALATLQTLLGGGGSFSAGGPGKGMYSRLYTNVLNQHGWVESCMAFNHSYTDSGLFGISASCLPGRTANMLDVMCQELRALTLTTGFSRLQETEVARAKNQLRSSLLMNLESRMVELEDLGRSIQVHGRKIPVKDMCRRIENLTVDDLRRVAKMVVGGKVKNPGGGSGAPTVVLQEAQAYGVSSHSMSWDQIQDRIDSWKLGST